The genomic stretch gccaaactactcgatcgagtagagtcttcattcgatcgagctgtttcctcctgatttccactcgatcgagcagcaatttcactcgattgagcagtttctcctggaaaatcactcgatcgaccaatagtagtcactcgatcgagtgattcctcctgtacagcgctgaaatcctcgtgtggggtagtgaaatgtgatagaaactcgtcgtcggaGTCATAGAAGTcgtcctcagcattgggcaacgcggTTTCCTcaagggaaaaaccgctctcagcaaggtatacctcttcttcttgcatctcagctgctaactgagcaattttagactccagctcaatgatttgagcatccgcacgtctatcactctcttgcctcactcgatcataattctgcacttgagatgcaagtatctccattaaagacctcgactccgcaacctcttcttcttgtatctcggTGCTAACCGAGCAATGTAAGtttcgagcttttcaagtcgcgaagaagtgtgtctatcatgatcttgcctctctcggtcacgatcttgcaattgagatgcaagtatctgcagtaaggatttcagctccgcaatctcttcttcttgtatatcaggaggatcttgttgcggtggccattgatagggtggatgtggcgacACAACTACGGTGCATTGTGCTCAGTGAGAACCACATCTCCGAAGTAGATCACCCtgttgttccatataatgggacatcggtgatgggtcaaaggtactcaagccttccctttgacggtctttcacctagaactgtctaggtagtacttgtaaggcctatcaaaacaaagactcaaggaaaaagatcggaacggcctcaagggaaaaatcccccgAGGCTAAAAAAGATaaaatttaacaaataaataaatagattgcctccccaaaacaacggcgccaaaatttgatactttgtcgtttcgtaccaaaaataaaatacctaagtactactaacagaagtcagcggtaagtagggtcgatctccacagggaggcggtgtactatctatttgtctattctatccgtctgatgTCACAAATGTGGgtgaattgattgtgttgactaaactaaaaaggctaaagaagagaaatgaataagagaattaacagtaagaggaaggaagtatgctaggagtcggtccaccgtggcagctatcagatcttatactatcgggaatactaaggcgattagactattgataagaagagctatggtcgtcacctttcggtccttaaaccgccctagagcgtaaacagcttaactttcgccctcactgcaataccctattgtaattaagcaagtcttcccttccaatctttcgatctaggtcggggttaactaaatttatggtctcctgcatgcattcattcgaccggataacaattaaattgcctaatacaattcctatcgcaagactaatctatataagtcagttaaaacattgctaccgcggcttccctaatcctaacatactatggggaattagctagacatggaattaataagaacaatatataaagagggagagggaataataaacattaaataaaaagagaggaaggaagaaagaattactgaattaaagagatccggaaatgaacaggaataaaagtaacagtgtataaagAAGGGgagaagagcaacgtgatccttcgatcattacaaatgacatcctaactcctatttataataaaatagggGTAGgactaaacctaatgacggaattagagcaaaaagcccaacccgtcagcaaaatccactcgatcgagtaactaaatcactcgatcgagcaaaggcataaaaggaactggtcgatcgaaaggaaaaatagtcgatcgagtacttattcatcctaaaaccactcgatcgagaagaagtggctctcgatcgagcaaatgggctctcgatcgaatagaaatactTCTCGATCGGGCaattctcagcgcgtaattcctgcttcgcgcactgaacttcaaacggctgccattccttcgttacttggacaaatagggcgtggttggtggcgttggaaagctaagaggataagatttcacctccaactagaatcaccttaataactgccgtagaactcgagatatggctcttacaagcaggaactagcaaattaaagcactctcttggctcgcctaacttccttactccaatgcgcatctcaaaatagcactttccaagctccgactcaactcatatcctaaatgcatgcgtagggacatgttttaggcttgttttcactcctttcgggttcattcctgcaaataagacaaaataacccaaagtagcatattcggggcatttcgtagcataaaaccacggtaaaagcatagagatgcgtgcataaaataggctaaaaagactatataaaatgcacgtatcaccttTAAATCAATCGTATACATTTCATCTCAATCGCTTGCTTTAGTTTGAATCTAGTAGTTTAAGTTTGAATCAACTCCTTTCATTTTTCCGACTAGACTTGACTCGCAATTAAACTAAGTAGAAACCCCTCCATCCTTGTGGTTAGACCCCTATTTATACTACTGAATTGGGTTATAAATATTGTTGGTGATAAGAGACTACGACACTACAATTATCTTACTCATCAACCACTTATTACAAGTACAAGTCCTTTCCGTCAATCGCATCGTATGACTTCTTCCACCACGATTTCCAAGCCTACGACATTGACTTGTAGTCACTTGATGAAGGCCTTGCTCAAAATCGTATTCACTAACTTCATGGTGAGCGgcaatttcttcaatttcatcATGTGTCTTAGTTACTTTATCCGACCATTTCAAACCACCTAACAatctatcccttgtcatttttcttctATCAACGAAATACTTGTTAACTCGGGTAAAAATGGCTTTTACAAGGGCTTGAATTTGGAAAAATCTTAGCCCCTTTAACACACCATTGAAACATTCACACATATTTGTTGTCTTCAACCCCGTATATTTTACCACAATCGTGAGCAAGAGACCACTTACTTGGAGGAATGCTCTCTAACAAAACTCTAGCATTTGCATTGATCAAACCAATTTTCTCCTTAACTAAGTCAAATTTTCTAATTTGGTGTTGCATAGCGGTCTCTGAGAAAGTTGATTTCAAATCTGAATATTTGAACATGTTGTTAATGTTGGATGCATGATGTCGAATACAATACCTATGAAAAGCGTATGGCTCTTCCCAACCACTCCCCACTTGAGTCATTGATTTTAAGATACCCGCATGACGGTCAGACAAGACACAAATACCTATACGCCGTGTCACATAATGTCTTATGCAAGCCAAAAACCAATTCCAATTCTCATATTCCTCTTTCTCAATAATGGCAAGCGCTAATGGAAAGAGTTGGTCATTCGCATCAACTCCCATTGCAATCAACATAACCCTACGATATTTGCCATATAGATGAGTGTCATCTATGGTAATAATGGGCCTACAATGAGGGAAGCCTTTGATTGAGGGACCCAATGACCAAAACACTTTATCAATTAGTTGGAAATTGGGAACATTAGTGGGCTTATTGACAAAATGGACAGCGGTTCCCAGATTTGCCTCTTTTAAAGCATCTAAGTAACGAGGAAGAAAAGCATAGCTCCTCTCAATCTCCATAAAGATCCGTCAACGCTCTTTGTTTAGCCATCCAAGTCTTCCAATAAGAGATTTTGAAGTTGAATTCCTTTGTTATGGATGCCCTTAACAAACTCATCTTAGCCCCCCAATCTTCTTTCACAAGATGCTTAATAGCATTGCTAATAAACTCCCCCCTTAAATCTGGATGATCAAGAGATGGTTTCCGAACCACACAAGAAGCTTCATGTGGACCTTTGTATGACACAATTGTGAAAACATCCattgaaatattttttttactCGCTCTCAAATACCAACTACAAGCTAAGGGTTGTCTATTACATTTATAAGTCACGGTGTGAGTTCTTGATTCGGTAATTTTATAAACTTGGTTCTAAGGACGTTGTAGGATGTGACAACTTGTCGCAAAATCTCTTTGCTTGCGAATTCTTGTCCAACAATAAATTCCTCACCATTCTTAAATGGAGCCACACTTGATTTATACCAACTATTTTCATAATCAACATCTAAAGCATGAACCTTGATGAATTGGGTGTTAGTACATGTTTGAGAAACAAGGCCTATCAAAGCATCCTCATCATCACTCAACAACAACATTGCATCCTCCTCTTCAATCCCATTTTCAATCTCATATACAAAAATATTAGCATCTATGGGCGCTTTGTCAACATGATTAGTTGACAAAGACACATGCCAATTAGGGTCCTCAAATTGACTAAGCATATTTGTGAATGtgatgtgttcattttatatatacttttaccctccattttagctcggtttttattgtatatcatactttaattagtatatttgtgagctaatcttgtgttctaggagTATTGTTTGTATTTGTTACATTTTATAGGAATCTAgacatttagaggctttttcctatcacattagcaagcaccaagttcactaagctaattGGAAACAAGATGGACCAAGTATGACAATGGAAGGTGTGTTTCCAAGCCCAAGCAAGAGTGTATGATACAATGCAAAATGATCCTATAAAGAGCCCAATGAGAAGTTCAAATTCATGTGGAAAATATCAAGCTTAGGATACTCTTTGGAAGCTCTTAAGTTGATAGATTAAGCATTTATCCGGGTGCATTAAGAGACATTTATCACGAACATTGGATTCCCTCAACATTTAATCGAGGAATTAAGCCAAAATAGCCGGgtaaccacgaccccgatcggggttggcaaccccgatcggggttgacccccTCTTGGATTCTTACGTCatgcccctattttcttataaataggggccttaatccgtcattagggataTCTCTTTCTCACGTCTTCATACTCTATATTAGCCTTAAGCAAAaatctctcattagttttcatctttagtttcaatattgttaagcgtttgattgttaaacatttggttctaagttattcaagcatttggttctctttattgttctttgcaagttcatttccattacggtaattctaattctagtctattagtttacatttctacTTTAGTTATCACATAGAGTATCATTAGTACTTTTTATATCACATAGCTTATTATTACATTATATGCTTTACcatttagtttatatcatttcCATTAGCATGTCTATCATTTCTTATAACAAAGTTTATAGTTTACAtttcgtcatgagtagctaaattccttagtttaggggctagggaagccatgcaaaatcaaatatgtaaaatgataaattaggttgatataatattgtctaattatttctatcacatgtttgcacctcaacgtttaatctttgtttaaaggccttattcattgattaagtttgttaattcgttctataagtcgagaggcatggaatcgaattagactaagcatgtgtagtaggacgacctagtcataaacgagagtttctctaagacccgggtctatggttgacactaatatcgtaaggtggatgtctctaagcctaaacaattgacaatgttattattatcgagtttaacatgaacatatatttacctttgcatgtgtgacccgactcccctagactccctttatcatatagtttacatctttataattattaatcatcaaaccaaccaacaaaccaaacaaaacGTAATCAACCTTGATAAGAATCTTTTCATAACATTTCATAAACGCAATTCTCGTcttcttgtgttcgacccctattactacattaatttgtgtctagggtaattatctttacATAGGTGTACGATAGCCTATCAGAATGACAAATTAAAGGGTTGTAGAGTTGTTTGAGTAATTTCAAGATCTTGTTCAAGAGGCatcaactcgataaacaaattcATCGATGCGGCTTTTGATTGACACACAATTGCCCACAAAGCTTTCAAACTAAGATCATTGCTCAAGGATACAACTTTGTAAACTCTTACACTTGGGAATTTCATTTTGATATTAAGCTCAAATTTTGTTTTATCTACCTCTAAAGACTCATATATTTCACTCTTGAGCTATTTAAAACTAATATTACTATTAACAAGAACAAAGTTTTCACAACCACCCTTATAACTTCATTCAACCGGGATCAATATCCCGAGATCCCACCAACCTTCCCGAAATCAACAAAATCGGAAGAGGGATTAGAGATAGGTGGTTCAGCGGAGGGAGCGAAGGTGGGATTATAAATATGAGGTTGTGGAGAAGAAGGGTTTAGGTTTGGCCGAACATTTTTCTTTGTTGGAAAAAAGACCTTCCATAAGACGTAATCTCCGACTTTTTGATCCTCCCTAGTAAGGAAATACTCGTGTCGAACCCAATGAAAATTAATCTTATTGCCTTCGTACAACACCGAAATTAATTTCATACCGATTTCAAGACCATTATGAGAAATCTTTATGGGCGGCCCACTTTGGCGCCATTGAAGTTGATTCCTCTTCCTCTTATTCTCCCCACTGCTATCTGCCTTGACAATCTTATGAAAATAGTAACTCCCTCCCTCCTGGATTTCTgttaacaaacaaaaaaaaaattaagtttGGAATATGAGTTATTGTTCATGATACACCCGATGTAATCGTATCGGTCTACTTGTTCATCTTACCCGGAAGATCATTCGGGTACATGGCGGAAGACCCTTCGTCAAGAGTTGGGACAAAGTAATTCATAAATACATGCGGAGTACCAAAACCGCATTTGTTTCTTAGATGATTCAGAATCTCGACATCGGTGGGTATACAAAATTTAGTCCACTGAAGTTGTTGATAAGCTGAAAAAACATAACTTCAAATAAACATAAGTATTCAGCTCGATAAAATTACAAAACACAATTATAATTCCGAAATTACGCCCTATAAAATTTCACAATAATTAATAAACAGCGGGATCTCAAAAAATTGGAGGAACCATCGATTATTTTATAAATTTCCAGATAATATAGCCAAGCATAATATAATTCCTGCGCAAAAATCCGACGCTGAGCATATACCATAAAATTTCAAACTAAACAAACCTTTTGACACCCATTGATTGACCAACCTTGCTTAGAGGAACCCGAGTACACTGGTTCTTAAATCAATCGTTTACCAATCTAGTTAACCACTTTCTTTAGTTTAAATTTAGTTGTTAGTATTAAACCAATCCCCATCTTACTAGACTAAACTTAGACTTAACCAAATCATAGTGCTAGCCCCCATCATCCTTGAGACCGACACCCCTATTATATACTACTTAATTTGGGATTATTATAAATTGTTTTTAATAGTAGAAATGACGACCAAAACATCTACTCACCaattacccgtgaaattcacagGACTGGTTATGTTGTCACATTGGTAGTGTTATGAAAACCCTGCTTGACGATCACACCGGGTCTTGGGGACAAAAGACCTCGTAAGAAAAGCGTTTTTAATAATTAATACGTATATCGTCATAATATATCGTCAAAGTATGTTTATGTTATGTATATATAGCGTTTTTAATAATTACTAAACTTTGCCACGGATTATTGGTGTTTTGCCACGAGTATTGTTACGTTTGTTAGTATTTCTACGATTATTGTTATTGGTGGTGTTGTTGTTATCTTTGattttgttttttccttttttttattctGTCCGTATTGGTAATTTGTGTACCTCTTATTATTTTTCATTAAAAAGAGTTAGTTACGTAATTAATTCAATCTAAAAGaaaatttttcaaaataaaaatttcTATATTTTTATTTGCGAACGATGATTCAATCTAGGTTGAATGATTAATATTGTTTTGAAAGAACATGGTTGATTTATGTTATAATGCTATCCACCTATACTAATTATTCCAAAGGACACGGATCCATTAACTCTTAAAGCCCATTTCTTAAAGAAAAGTTGGTTATTTAGAATAAAGTAGTATGGTGCTCTTTTTCTCTTACTTCTTCTTTGTGCTGCTTTCTCCATGTCTCTTGtttttccattttgattttttttaatgaagATTGTGTCGTGAAAGGAAATATCGCCGAAGGTCCCAAAAGGTTTGTCtgtcattagtttaatttgttacaATTTACAGTAATTTATAATTGTTTGTAttcttaattaaatataaactcTAATTTATACGATTACCATGTTGAATTTAATCTGATAATGTGTAAACTAAGACCCTTTATTATAAATGCGAAATTTGTTTTTTTCCTATATATATTTATGTTCAAAATTGAGACTGCTAATGTACTCATTTCATGGAATTTTAAATTAAATACTCGgatttttattaaaatactcaAGAGTTTTATGTTATACCATTGTTatagccaattagctcaaatggaagaGCATGTACAATCTAAAAGGTGTGGGTTCAAGTCCCACATTGGCTACAAAATAGTTCTTGTTCTATCGTCAATTTTGTTACCAATTATGCTCCGTAATCTCTGAAGTTTGGTATGTTTAGTTAAGAAGTGAAGCTACAAGTTTGAATTCATTGGGTCTTAAGTTTAAAGCAAGTGGTTTTTacataaaaccctaattttaagaTTTTTAATCTGAAAATTTGTGTTTTACCTTAAAAACTTATAATTTTAAGATAAAAATATGGATATTTTTGTATTAAGATGTGTGGAATTTTGAAGCTCATAAATCAAAGATGATTTTGGATTCACAATGTTTTAAATTGAAAACTCATACTTTTAACTAAGAGACAAAACTCTACACCTATTTCTATTTGAAAACTCGAGGTTCTAAGATGAAAATACAATAATGATAATTGacaatttaatttttaaaattgAAAATGCTAATTCCTAACAACTAACAAGAGGTTTAATAGTATAAAGTATAAACTATCAAGTtaataaaattacaattaaattaaaacataataCTATTTTGATTTTAAACATTATTAATTTAACATAATAACTTCTGATTACATCTTCAGAACTTAATGGTATAATTTGATACCAAAATGTCTTAAACTTAATATGTATAAGAGTACATCATATTGACCATATATTTCTTATTCAGTTGGCAAGTGACAAGATTCCATCTCTCTCCTAATACTCTTTTCACGTGTAAATTGTGAGTTAACTGCTGCATGTTTCTCTTGTTAACTGCAAGTCGAAATTTTATTAATTAAATGTTTTATCtttgttttcctttttgttttaaatGATGGGCTAACTCTTCTTATTAGGcccgtcctatgctataggacggtcctataaaAGAGTTGTTGATCCACCTATTATAGATGAGTAATGAAAAAACATAGTGAGAATTATAAACACGAAAGACATAAATGATGATTTTGTTAGTAAAATTTATACTAAAATAAAAACCTAAAATTTATGTAGTATTTATTTTGATGTATTTCTTTTTATAATGAGAAGCCAAATTTTAATGATTGTCTTTAATGCTGCAATTCTGCAAATTCTTTcaatattttctctttttttttgaaaaaaaatatacATAATGACGTGGCTTgctaaaattctttcaaaagggAAATGATGTAATTTTATGGTTTGTCATGCCTTTTTATTATACAAACTAGTTTTAAAACCCATAAAAAAATTACGGGTCTTGTATAAGTTCTCTCTTTTGGTTAATAATACCTGTATAAATACGAATTGTTTGGAAacatgacaaatgataaaatagaatGTGAATTATTATAAAAACTAAACTTGATAAAATAGAatgtgaattattattattagccaCGTGGATTAATTTTGTACTTTAGGTTAggctttttatattattgtatagattaTTTATTACGTATTATCCtcgttaattaattaatttggtaTGTTGTTAATTGAtctatctataaaatcttattaaaaggcaaCCCTCAAAAGGCCACGCAAACAATGCCACGTATGCATTTGCAATGCCACATCTTAATCCGCATGTCACTCTAatctataaaattttattaaaagtCTACTTGAAACAGCTATtaaatgtcacgtagacatcgactaaaagccacctaggattataaatgtcacgtagacatcGACTAAAAGCCACCTAGCAATAAAATATTTTTTAATCCActctttttttccttctttaaaaaaaaccaaaatcggATTAGTAATCTCTGTTCTTCTACTCCACccgcatatgaatcaactacatataccattttcaaaatatcatcttCCCCAATTTTTTTGCCAAAATGTCTTTGGATTGCCGATGTCCGCGTTGAAATATATTTCTATCTATACAATACAGTTAAATGACtagctaaatcatctataaaataTCATTAAAAGACTAACTTGAGTACTATTTAATTGCCATGCGACAACTCTCAAAAACATCATAATATGCTATAATATTTCATGTCTAATTaagttctaataataataataacacattCAAGATGTTTTATTATGCATTTACTCAACTTTTGTTTTTCCCCTTCTCCCATTCATTGTAAGTTCGTAACCTAATTTCAACCTTTCATCTTACTCTTGAATTCTTAATCTTAATGAATGTTATagcattttttttatatataaatacTTTATCTCTTTAAGTGAAATTACatacagttaatgtattatacaaccggttgtatatacaacttatttagtgttgtggagctttgttacaaagttgtcgagctctattaacaaaattatcgagttatgttacaaagttgttgagcttaacagaataattattaagctcaataagttcgtaaaatagctcaataact from Silene latifolia isolate original U9 population chromosome 2, ASM4854445v1, whole genome shotgun sequence encodes the following:
- the LOC141641800 gene encoding SUPPRESSOR OF GAMMA RESPONSE 1-like — protein: MEKAAQRRTYQQLQWTKFCIPTDVEILNHLRNKCGFGTPHVFMNYFVPTLDEGSSAMYPNDLPEIQEGGSYYFHKIVKADSSGENKRKRNQLQWRQSGPPIKISHNGLEIGMKLISVLYEGNKINFHWVRHEYFLTREDQKVGDYVLWKVFFPTKKNVRPNLNPSSPQPHIYNPTFAPSAEPPISNPSSDFVDFGKVGGISGY